In the Candidatus Saccharimonas aalborgensis genome, one interval contains:
- a CDS encoding glycosyltransferase, translated as MKQPPKIAIVCEFLSVMGGAENVVLAMHKLFPDAPIYTALYDASRVPAFQDADVRTTWLQKLPRFLRKAYRLFPTLAANAFRRLDLSDYDIILTSSYLNANQVQKARPDQKIISYCHTPARYYWSHYELYRKNPAYGPLSPFIKLLMPLMVPRQRRRDYEAAQRVDVFIANSTETQRRIKKYYGRPSTVIYPPVETKRFSPARTRGDYYVTMGRQLPNKRFDLAVSACTTLGVPLKVYGNGPMHDELVALAGPTVSFYTDRFGDASDAALEEAINHAKGFIFPSDEDFGIVTVEALAAGAPVIGYRNGGTLDIVTDGETGVLFDNQTVEDVVSAIKRADTIHWFPSKLSRTATRFDAGLFATKLRKIVLDNYKG; from the coding sequence ATGAAGCAACCTCCAAAAATCGCTATCGTCTGCGAGTTTCTCAGTGTCATGGGAGGCGCCGAAAATGTCGTGCTCGCTATGCACAAGCTTTTTCCCGACGCACCGATCTACACCGCACTGTATGATGCGTCGCGAGTACCGGCCTTTCAAGACGCAGATGTGCGAACGACGTGGCTACAAAAATTACCGCGATTTCTACGAAAGGCCTATCGCCTCTTTCCGACGCTCGCAGCAAATGCCTTTCGCCGTCTCGACCTCAGCGACTACGATATCATTCTGACCAGCTCCTATCTCAATGCAAATCAGGTTCAAAAAGCTCGTCCCGATCAAAAAATTATTTCCTATTGCCACACACCTGCCCGCTACTACTGGAGTCACTACGAATTGTATAGAAAGAACCCCGCCTACGGACCGCTCAGCCCCTTCATCAAGCTCCTTATGCCGCTCATGGTTCCTCGTCAGCGCCGACGAGATTACGAAGCCGCGCAGCGCGTTGATGTATTTATCGCCAATTCAACCGAGACACAGCGCCGCATCAAAAAATATTACGGCCGACCTTCAACTGTCATTTACCCGCCAGTCGAGACTAAGCGTTTTAGTCCCGCGCGCACCCGTGGTGATTACTATGTAACCATGGGTCGCCAGCTGCCAAACAAGCGCTTTGATCTCGCCGTGAGCGCTTGTACTACATTAGGTGTTCCGCTCAAAGTTTACGGTAATGGCCCAATGCACGACGAGCTCGTCGCATTAGCGGGACCAACTGTATCGTTTTACACTGATCGCTTTGGTGATGCCTCAGATGCTGCACTCGAAGAAGCGATCAATCATGCAAAGGGATTTATTTTCCCCTCTGATGAGGACTTTGGTATCGTCACTGTCGAAGCGCTTGCGGCAGGTGCGCCCGTCATCGGCTATCGTAATGGCGGGACACTCGATATCGTCACCGACGGCGAAACAGGTGTGTTGTTTGATAACCAGACCGTAGAGGACGTCGTCAGCGCCATCAAACGCGCCGACACTATTCACTGGTTCCCAAGCAAACTAAGCCGCACAGCGACACGGTTTGACGCAGGACTCTTCGCGACAAAACTGCGCAAAATTGTACTCGATAACTATAAAGGATAA
- a CDS encoding NUDIX domain-containing protein: MNEIPSKTPTSSRVVYQNPWITIHEDQTITPDGQTGIYGYMRSRDSVMVTVLDEDNRVFLLRAFRYPSNSWGWELPGGGGDGEQLLDASKRELEEETGIRADSWELLGTDYVCNGLMTERMATYLARGHRTDGEREISDETFAGERFFTLDEVDELILNGGINDCQTMTGLHHLKVWLKHQTA, from the coding sequence ATGAACGAAATACCATCGAAAACACCGACAAGCTCGCGAGTTGTGTACCAAAACCCCTGGATCACCATCCACGAAGACCAAACTATTACACCAGATGGTCAGACCGGCATCTATGGCTATATGCGGTCGCGCGACTCGGTGATGGTGACGGTACTTGACGAAGACAACCGTGTATTTCTACTAAGAGCCTTTCGCTACCCATCGAACTCTTGGGGGTGGGAGCTACCGGGCGGGGGTGGTGATGGTGAGCAGTTACTTGATGCATCAAAGCGCGAGCTCGAGGAAGAAACAGGTATTCGTGCCGACTCATGGGAGTTGCTCGGAACCGATTATGTCTGCAACGGCCTGATGACCGAACGTATGGCAACCTACCTTGCTCGCGGTCACCGAACTGACGGCGAACGTGAGATATCTGATGAAACCTTTGCCGGCGAGCGTTTTTTTACCCTAGACGAAGTTGACGAATTGATTTTGAATGGAGGAATTAACGATTGTCAGACAATGACTGGTCTCCATCATCTTAAGGTCTGGCTCAAACACCAGACGGCATAA
- the glmS gene encoding glutamine--fructose-6-phosphate transaminase (isomerizing) has product MCGIVGYIGKKPVQQLLLNGLKRLEYRGYDSAGIVTLDVTGKPTLLRAKGKVVELEAKVREHRTRDSVGIGHTRWATHGAPSKRNAHPHNAGDLYLVHNGIIENYLELKNTLSKRGYDFKSDTDSEVLTALIDSLYQKNHDLLEAVSGALQLVVGAYGIGVVSDKNPDELVVARKGSPLIVGVGEGEVFVASDASALLGHTDRVIYLHDGEIGLCTRDGVQLYDSEAHAVESQIETLELDLEAIQKKGYKHFLLKEIYEQPESLRSTLSGRVHTDTMTAKLGGINMTNEELRAVKNVMVIGCGTAYYAGLMAGYIAEQFLDGVTINSYIASELRYRSFTVPDNTIALIVSQSGETADTLACLQELKRRGVKCLGVVNVVGSTIAREVDGGVYVHVGAEISVASTKAFTSQVAAIVIFALMMASAKGVNPKELSQYITELDQLPSEIEKVIEKSVGDVKKVAKKYASYEHALYVGRDALFPIALEGALKLKEVSYIHAEGYAAGELKHGPIALIDDRFFEVCYLQDNWLYEKTQSNLIEMNARGAHVIAITDTDRRVAAETVIRLSTKLTLLTPLVFNVVSQLLAYYMAVAKGNDVDQPRNLAKSVTVE; this is encoded by the coding sequence ATGTGCGGAATCGTAGGATATATCGGCAAAAAGCCAGTTCAGCAGCTACTCCTTAATGGACTCAAACGGCTCGAGTATCGTGGGTATGACAGCGCGGGAATTGTGACGCTTGATGTGACCGGTAAGCCAACGCTCCTGAGAGCAAAGGGTAAAGTTGTCGAGCTTGAGGCAAAAGTACGTGAACACAGGACAAGGGATAGTGTCGGTATCGGTCATACTCGCTGGGCAACTCACGGTGCACCGAGCAAGCGAAATGCCCACCCGCATAATGCCGGAGACCTCTATCTGGTTCATAATGGGATTATCGAGAACTATTTGGAATTGAAGAACACATTGTCAAAACGTGGCTATGACTTCAAGAGTGATACTGACAGCGAAGTGCTGACGGCGCTCATTGACTCCCTGTATCAAAAAAACCATGATTTACTTGAGGCGGTGAGCGGAGCGCTCCAGCTAGTAGTAGGGGCGTATGGTATTGGTGTAGTGAGTGATAAAAATCCAGACGAACTAGTCGTTGCCCGCAAAGGCAGCCCGCTCATTGTGGGTGTCGGTGAGGGCGAGGTGTTTGTGGCGAGTGATGCTAGCGCACTACTTGGGCATACTGACAGAGTAATTTATCTCCATGATGGCGAGATCGGACTGTGCACCCGTGACGGTGTACAACTGTATGATAGCGAGGCACATGCCGTCGAGTCACAGATCGAAACGCTCGAGCTTGACCTTGAGGCAATCCAAAAGAAAGGCTATAAGCATTTCCTACTCAAAGAAATCTATGAACAGCCAGAGAGCCTCCGTTCAACGCTAAGCGGACGGGTTCATACTGATACGATGACCGCGAAACTAGGCGGCATCAATATGACAAATGAAGAGCTGCGTGCGGTAAAAAATGTCATGGTGATAGGCTGTGGAACCGCCTACTACGCTGGTTTGATGGCGGGGTATATCGCCGAGCAGTTTTTGGACGGTGTGACGATAAACTCCTATATCGCTAGCGAACTTCGCTATCGATCGTTTACGGTTCCAGATAATACGATTGCGCTGATCGTCAGTCAAAGTGGTGAGACTGCTGACACACTCGCCTGTCTACAAGAATTGAAGCGACGCGGAGTAAAATGCCTCGGTGTCGTCAATGTTGTCGGGAGTACCATCGCGCGCGAAGTCGATGGCGGCGTCTATGTGCATGTCGGCGCAGAGATAAGTGTTGCCAGTACCAAGGCCTTTACCTCACAGGTGGCAGCGATCGTCATATTCGCGCTGATGATGGCTTCGGCAAAGGGGGTGAATCCTAAAGAGTTGAGTCAGTACATCACGGAGCTTGACCAGCTACCAAGTGAAATTGAGAAAGTGATAGAGAAGTCAGTTGGTGACGTAAAAAAAGTGGCAAAAAAGTATGCTAGCTATGAACATGCCCTCTATGTTGGTCGTGATGCACTCTTCCCCATCGCTCTTGAGGGTGCACTCAAGCTCAAGGAAGTCAGTTATATTCATGCCGAGGGGTATGCCGCGGGCGAACTGAAGCACGGTCCGATCGCGCTGATCGATGACCGGTTCTTTGAAGTGTGTTATCTCCAGGATAACTGGCTCTACGAAAAGACGCAGAGCAACCTGATCGAGATGAATGCGCGCGGCGCGCATGTGATTGCTATCACTGACACTGATCGGCGGGTGGCGGCTGAAACTGTCATTAGGCTGTCAACCAAGTTGACACTCCTCACTCCCCTTGTATTCAATGTTGTCTCGCAACTCCTGGCCTACTATATGGCAGTTGCCAAGGGAAATGATGTCGACCAGCCGCGAAATCTTGCCAAAAGTGTTACGGTTGAGTAG
- a CDS encoding mannose-1-phosphate guanylyltransferase, which produces MITIIIAGGSGTRLWPLSTPDKPKQFLSIDATGKSLLRKTYERVREFSQATYVVTSAPIAEETKRQLPEIADNIVVEPARKGVANALYLGIRRLLRDGYSDDEPVFILWSDHLIRDTETFERTVKEAEAAVQGGAKLVQFGIIPTYPSNQLGYIKKGGNQHGSNVYAIESWKYQPDQETANGWFESGQYLWNAGYFVSTVQYIMGEIKRESPESYAEYQAIVEADEGEIEEVYTHQEGAILDHVLSEKMKGAHVVACTFDWIDIGNYQDLYAVSAHDADENTIRGMARVFNVNNSYIANMTSIPVAVIGLNNVAAVVTDEGIVVVDKSQSRSVGDVAKQIQTS; this is translated from the coding sequence ATGATCACTATTATTATCGCCGGCGGATCAGGGACGCGTCTTTGGCCGCTCAGTACCCCTGATAAACCAAAGCAATTTCTGTCCATCGATGCAACAGGGAAGTCGCTGCTCCGAAAAACGTATGAACGCGTCAGAGAGTTTTCGCAGGCCACCTATGTTGTGACGAGTGCACCAATTGCCGAAGAAACAAAGCGCCAACTGCCCGAAATCGCAGATAATATCGTGGTAGAGCCAGCGCGAAAAGGTGTGGCGAATGCGCTCTATCTAGGAATTCGTCGACTGTTGCGGGATGGCTACTCTGATGACGAACCAGTATTTATCCTTTGGTCCGACCATCTTATCCGTGATACAGAGACGTTTGAACGTACCGTCAAGGAAGCGGAGGCTGCGGTACAAGGCGGTGCAAAACTAGTCCAATTTGGTATCATCCCCACTTATCCATCAAATCAACTCGGATATATCAAAAAAGGCGGAAACCAGCATGGCAGCAATGTCTACGCGATCGAATCCTGGAAATATCAGCCCGACCAAGAAACGGCTAATGGCTGGTTTGAGTCGGGACAATATCTATGGAACGCTGGCTACTTTGTGTCGACGGTGCAGTACATCATGGGTGAAATAAAACGCGAGAGTCCCGAGAGTTATGCTGAGTATCAAGCGATCGTAGAGGCGGATGAAGGGGAAATCGAGGAGGTATATACACACCAAGAGGGCGCAATCTTGGACCATGTGCTCTCCGAAAAAATGAAAGGCGCACATGTTGTCGCCTGCACCTTTGACTGGATCGACATAGGGAATTACCAGGACCTCTATGCAGTTTCGGCACATGATGCGGATGAAAATACTATCCGAGGGATGGCTCGGGTTTTCAATGTGAATAACAGCTATATCGCCAATATGACGTCCATCCCCGTGGCAGTGATCGGGCTTAATAATGTTGCAGCCGTGGTGACCGATGAGGGGATTGTCGTGGTGGACAAAAGCCAGTCACGCAGCGTTGGTGATGTAGCTAAACAGATACAGACTAGTTGA
- a CDS encoding FG-GAP repeat protein, which translates to MMKKGLYLSAFLLIVCVFAHAPSVNAATFDPGRIIDDAVFTNYTSMNVANIQSFLNSKVPSCDTNGTQPASDFGRPDLTHAQYAALKGWQAPPYTCLRDYTENGKSAAQVIYDVSQQYHINPQVFIVLLQKETGLVTDTWPLAWQYRTATGYGCPDSTPGVCDSTYNGYTNQVSWAGRLFRSVVDQSPSWYSPYVMGPNYVQWSPNASCGGTIVNVQNWSTAALYDYTPYQPNAAALAAGYGKGDSCSAYGNRNFFLYFTEWFGDTTLPDRPLITNYNSNLCTYLKATREPHISYCTPVQSGDFNGDGYADLAVTSTYPDGQSFNLWLFPGSATGLGDPVFQQHFSSSQYWMINNLKITATNINGDAYTDLTMFAANAYDGITVVQINGDASGLKSAPVMNTVRNLQPNLGWRWSNIR; encoded by the coding sequence ATGATGAAAAAAGGTCTCTACCTAAGTGCTTTTTTGCTTATAGTGTGCGTCTTTGCTCACGCTCCTTCTGTCAATGCAGCGACGTTTGACCCAGGGAGAATCATCGATGACGCCGTGTTTACCAACTACACATCGATGAACGTTGCGAATATTCAGTCTTTCCTGAATAGCAAAGTCCCGTCATGCGACACAAATGGTACGCAACCAGCAAGCGACTTCGGAAGACCAGACCTTACTCACGCTCAATACGCAGCGCTCAAAGGCTGGCAGGCGCCGCCATATACCTGTCTACGTGATTATACCGAAAATGGTAAATCTGCCGCTCAAGTAATCTATGATGTCTCGCAACAATACCACATCAACCCCCAGGTATTCATTGTATTGTTGCAAAAAGAAACTGGCCTCGTCACTGATACATGGCCGCTTGCATGGCAGTACCGAACCGCTACTGGCTATGGCTGCCCCGATAGTACACCAGGGGTGTGTGACTCTACTTATAATGGATACACTAACCAGGTGAGTTGGGCGGGGAGATTATTTCGTTCGGTCGTCGATCAAAGCCCTTCCTGGTATTCACCGTATGTAATGGGGCCCAACTACGTTCAGTGGAGTCCAAATGCATCGTGTGGTGGAACAATCGTCAACGTGCAAAACTGGTCTACTGCCGCTCTATATGACTATACTCCTTACCAACCAAACGCAGCCGCCCTTGCTGCTGGCTATGGAAAGGGTGACTCTTGCAGCGCTTATGGCAATAGGAATTTCTTCCTCTACTTCACTGAGTGGTTCGGTGACACAACCCTTCCAGACCGCCCTCTCATCACTAACTACAATAGCAACCTCTGTACCTACCTAAAAGCAACTCGAGAGCCGCACATATCATACTGTACGCCAGTTCAATCTGGCGACTTCAACGGTGATGGCTATGCTGATCTTGCGGTTACATCAACCTACCCCGATGGACAATCATTCAATCTTTGGCTGTTTCCCGGTTCGGCAACAGGCTTAGGTGATCCAGTATTCCAGCAACATTTTAGTAGTTCTCAGTACTGGATGATAAACAACTTGAAGATCACAGCTACAAATATCAATGGCGACGCCTATACCGACCTTACTATGTTTGCTGCTAATGCCTACGACGGTATTACGGTAGTACAAATCAATGGGGACGCTAGTGGACTGAAGTCAGCTCCCGTGATGAACACCGTGAGAAACCTCCAGCCAAATCTTGGGTGGAGGTGGTCGAATATCCGTTAA
- the wecB gene encoding non-hydrolyzing UDP-N-acetylglucosamine 2-epimerase: MKKVLIIFGTRPEAIKLAPLVIEMKKSPEFEVKVCSTGQHREMLDQVLEFFNITPDYELNVMKSGQNLFDVTGSILAKVDHVINDFMPNVIIVQGDTTTALVGALGGFYHQIDIAHVEAGLRTGDIYAPFPEEANRLLISKLAKYHFAPTTNAQQALLYERVPEDNIFKVGNTVTDAIIAATERVESDKSIEDRFKDIDFINKKIILVTAHRRENFGEGMENICSVIKQLAARTDVEIIFPVHLNPNVRSVVNTKLKGVENIHLFEPFDYPELVWMMNRSYIVLTDSGGIQEEAPSLGKPVLVLREVTERPEGVEAGTACLVGTDTAKILYYAKRLLDNTEGLYDRMAKAVNPYGDGHCCKRIAGILRRS; encoded by the coding sequence ATGAAAAAAGTTCTGATTATATTTGGCACACGTCCTGAAGCTATAAAACTAGCCCCACTTGTTATCGAAATGAAAAAATCACCCGAGTTTGAAGTTAAAGTATGCTCGACAGGCCAACACAGAGAGATGCTTGATCAAGTATTGGAGTTTTTTAATATCACACCTGATTATGAATTAAACGTTATGAAATCGGGACAGAACCTGTTTGATGTCACAGGGTCAATACTGGCAAAAGTCGATCATGTCATCAATGACTTTATGCCCAATGTGATAATCGTTCAGGGTGATACTACGACTGCATTGGTTGGAGCGCTCGGGGGCTTCTATCATCAAATTGATATCGCTCACGTTGAAGCAGGTTTGCGCACCGGTGACATATATGCTCCTTTTCCCGAGGAAGCCAACAGGCTACTTATCTCAAAGCTCGCAAAATATCATTTTGCTCCTACTACTAATGCGCAGCAGGCATTACTCTACGAGAGAGTCCCAGAAGATAATATTTTCAAAGTAGGAAACACGGTGACCGATGCAATCATTGCTGCTACCGAGCGTGTCGAGAGCGACAAGTCTATTGAAGATAGATTTAAGGATATTGATTTTATAAATAAAAAAATAATACTCGTAACTGCTCACCGTCGTGAGAACTTTGGTGAGGGAATGGAAAATATCTGCAGTGTGATTAAGCAGCTCGCCGCCCGGACTGACGTCGAAATCATATTTCCCGTGCACCTTAATCCAAATGTCCGGTCAGTCGTAAATACAAAGCTAAAGGGTGTTGAGAATATCCATCTCTTTGAGCCGTTTGACTACCCTGAGCTTGTGTGGATGATGAATAGGAGCTATATCGTCTTGACCGATTCGGGTGGTATCCAGGAGGAGGCTCCCTCGCTTGGTAAACCGGTACTTGTATTGAGAGAGGTTACTGAGCGACCAGAGGGAGTAGAGGCGGGAACGGCATGTCTGGTAGGCACCGATACCGCAAAAATACTCTATTATGCCAAGAGGCTTCTCGATAATACCGAGGGATTATATGACAGAATGGCAAAAGCAGTGAACCCCTATGGTGACGGTCACTGCTGTAAGCGTATTGCCGGTATACTAAGAAGAAGCTAG